In Streptomyces sp. NBC_00704, a genomic segment contains:
- a CDS encoding alpha-amylase, translating to MSHSRPLTGALALAAALAAVVVPGASPASAAPPGVKDVTAVLFEWNFASVARECTNTLGPAGYGYVQVSPPAEHIQGSQWWTSYQPVSYRIAGRLGDRTAFRNMVNTCHAAGVKVVADSVINHMAAGGGTGTGGSSYTKYDYPGLYSSYDFDDCTSQISNYADRWNVQHCELVGLADLDTGEEYVRKTVAGYLNDLLGLGVDGFRIDAAKHIDAADLANIKSRLTDPGVYWKQEVIQGAGEAVQPTEYTGNGDVQEFRYAYDLERVFTSEKLAYLKNYGEGWGYLNGSVAGVFVDNHDTERNGSTLNYKDGSAYTLANVFMLAHPYGAPDVNSGYEWSNADAGPPNGGAVNACWQDGWKCQHAWPEIKAMVGFRNATRGQGLSNWWDDGDDAIAFGRGGKGFVAVNHETSALSRTFSTSLAAGTYCDVQNNTSVTVNGSGQFTATLGAGTALAIYAGKSSC from the coding sequence ATGTCACACAGCAGACCCCTCACGGGCGCTCTCGCCCTGGCCGCCGCCCTGGCCGCGGTCGTCGTCCCCGGCGCTTCCCCCGCCTCCGCCGCCCCACCCGGCGTCAAGGACGTCACCGCCGTCCTCTTCGAGTGGAACTTCGCCTCCGTCGCCCGGGAGTGCACCAACACCCTCGGCCCCGCCGGCTACGGATACGTGCAGGTCTCTCCGCCCGCCGAGCACATACAGGGCTCGCAGTGGTGGACGTCGTACCAGCCCGTCAGCTACCGGATCGCCGGGCGGCTCGGCGACCGCACGGCGTTCCGGAACATGGTGAACACCTGCCACGCGGCGGGGGTGAAGGTCGTCGCCGACAGCGTGATCAACCACATGGCGGCGGGCGGCGGCACCGGGACCGGCGGCTCGTCGTACACGAAGTACGACTACCCGGGCCTGTACTCCTCCTACGACTTCGACGACTGCACCTCGCAGATCTCGAACTACGCGGACCGCTGGAACGTCCAGCACTGCGAACTCGTCGGGCTGGCCGACCTGGACACCGGCGAGGAGTACGTCCGCAAGACCGTCGCCGGCTACCTGAACGACCTGCTCGGCCTGGGCGTCGACGGCTTCCGCATCGACGCGGCCAAGCACATCGACGCCGCCGACCTCGCGAACATCAAGTCCCGGCTGACCGACCCCGGCGTGTACTGGAAGCAGGAGGTCATCCAAGGCGCCGGAGAAGCGGTCCAGCCCACCGAGTACACCGGCAACGGCGACGTCCAGGAGTTCCGTTACGCCTACGACCTCGAGCGGGTCTTTACCAGCGAGAAGCTCGCCTACCTGAAGAACTACGGGGAGGGCTGGGGGTACCTGAACGGCTCGGTCGCGGGCGTCTTCGTCGACAACCACGACACCGAGCGCAACGGCTCCACCCTGAACTACAAGGACGGCTCGGCCTACACGCTCGCCAACGTCTTCATGCTCGCCCACCCCTACGGCGCACCGGACGTCAACTCCGGCTACGAGTGGTCGAACGCGGACGCGGGACCCCCCAACGGCGGTGCCGTCAACGCCTGCTGGCAGGACGGCTGGAAGTGCCAGCACGCCTGGCCGGAGATCAAGGCGATGGTCGGCTTCCGCAACGCCACACGCGGGCAAGGGCTTTCGAACTGGTGGGACGACGGCGACGACGCCATCGCCTTCGGCCGGGGCGGCAAGGGCTTCGTCGCCGTCAACCACGAGACCTCCGCGCTGAGCCGGACGTTCAGCACCTCCCTGGCCGCGGGAACGTACTGCGACGTCCAGAACAACACGAGCGTCACGGTGAACGGCTCGGGCCAGTTCACGGCGACGCTGGGCGCCGGCACGGCCCTCGCGATCTACGCGGGCAAGTCCAGCTGCTGA
- a CDS encoding glycoside hydrolase family 13 protein: MSQQPAAPAPAPTSAVVTVAKPRDWWRDAVIYQVYPRSFADSDGDGMGDLEGVRSRLPYLRDLGVDAVWLSPFYASPQADAGYDVADYRAVDPMFGNLLDADALIRDAHELSLRVIVDLVPNHSSDQHEWFKRALAEGPGSSLRDRYHFRPGKGENGELPPNDWESIFGGPAWTRVTEPDGAPGEWYLHLFAPEQPDFNWNHPAVGDEFRSILRFWLDMGVDGFRIDVAHGLVKAEGLPDLGAHDQLKLLGNDVMPFFDQDGVHEIYRQWRLILDEYSGEQIFVAEAWTPTIERTANYVRPDELHQAFNFQYLSTAWDAAELREVIDRTLESMRPVGAPATWVLSNHDVTRHATRFANPPGLGTQIRTAGDRELGLRRARAATLLMLALPGSAYVYQGEELGLPDVVDLADEVRQDPAYFRGAGQDGFRDGCRVPIPWTRDGSSYGFGDGGSWLPQPAGWGELSVAAQTGDPGSTLELYRSALRVRRALPDLGAGDSVEWLKAPEGVLALRRGEFVCVANTTGESVTTPAYGRVLLASGEVTETDAGEAKLPADTTVWFTTA; the protein is encoded by the coding sequence ATGAGCCAGCAGCCCGCAGCCCCGGCCCCCGCCCCCACCTCGGCCGTCGTCACCGTCGCGAAGCCCCGCGACTGGTGGCGGGACGCGGTGATCTACCAGGTGTACCCCCGCAGCTTCGCCGACAGCGACGGCGACGGCATGGGCGACCTGGAAGGCGTCCGCTCACGCCTTCCGTACCTGCGCGATCTCGGCGTGGACGCCGTGTGGCTCAGCCCCTTCTACGCCTCCCCGCAGGCCGACGCCGGCTACGACGTCGCCGACTACCGCGCGGTGGACCCGATGTTCGGCAACCTGCTCGACGCCGACGCCCTGATCCGCGACGCCCACGAGCTGAGCCTGCGCGTCATCGTCGACCTGGTGCCCAACCACTCCTCCGACCAGCACGAGTGGTTCAAGCGGGCGCTCGCGGAAGGCCCCGGCTCGTCCCTGCGCGACCGCTACCACTTCCGCCCCGGCAAGGGCGAGAACGGCGAACTCCCGCCCAACGACTGGGAGTCCATCTTCGGCGGCCCCGCGTGGACGCGCGTCACCGAGCCGGACGGCGCCCCCGGCGAGTGGTACCTGCACCTCTTCGCCCCCGAACAGCCCGACTTCAACTGGAACCACCCGGCCGTCGGCGACGAGTTCCGCTCCATCCTGCGCTTCTGGCTGGACATGGGCGTCGACGGATTCCGCATCGACGTGGCCCACGGCCTGGTCAAGGCCGAGGGCCTGCCCGACCTCGGCGCCCACGACCAGCTGAAACTGCTGGGCAACGATGTCATGCCGTTCTTCGACCAGGACGGCGTCCACGAGATCTACCGCCAGTGGCGGCTCATCCTGGACGAGTACTCCGGCGAGCAGATCTTCGTCGCGGAGGCGTGGACCCCCACGATCGAGCGCACCGCGAACTACGTCCGCCCCGACGAGCTCCACCAGGCGTTCAACTTCCAGTACCTGAGCACCGCGTGGGACGCGGCCGAGCTGCGCGAGGTCATCGACCGCACCCTGGAGTCGATGCGCCCGGTCGGCGCCCCGGCCACCTGGGTCCTGTCCAACCACGACGTCACCCGCCACGCCACCCGGTTCGCCAACCCGCCCGGTCTCGGCACCCAGATCCGCACCGCCGGCGACCGCGAGCTGGGCCTGCGCCGGGCCCGCGCGGCCACGCTGCTGATGCTGGCGCTGCCCGGCTCCGCGTACGTCTACCAGGGCGAGGAACTCGGCCTGCCCGACGTCGTCGACCTGGCCGACGAGGTCCGCCAGGACCCGGCGTACTTCCGCGGCGCCGGCCAGGACGGCTTCCGCGACGGCTGCCGGGTGCCGATCCCGTGGACGCGCGACGGCTCGTCCTACGGCTTCGGAGACGGCGGCAGCTGGCTTCCGCAGCCGGCCGGCTGGGGCGAGCTGAGCGTGGCGGCCCAGACGGGCGACCCCGGCTCGACCCTGGAGCTGTACCGCTCGGCCCTGCGCGTGCGCCGTGCCCTCCCCGACCTGGGCGCGGGCGACTCGGTGGAGTGGCTGAAGGCCCCCGAGGGCGTTCTCGCCCTGCGGCGCGGGGAGTTCGTGTGCGTCGCGAACACGACGGGCGAGTCGGTGACGACCCCCGCGTACGGGCGCGTGCTGCTCGCGAGCGGCGAGGTGACCGAGACGGACGCCGGCGAGGCGAAGCTGCCGGCCGACACGACGGTGTGGTTCACGACCGCGTGA
- a CDS encoding sugar ABC transporter permease, giving the protein MSTTTTETPAPVAGQRPPRAPRRSRRRGENSLAGTLASHGVLIVASLIALFPIAWLVYLSLGPDKDDYLHPGGIWDKMTFSNYSFVLQHTEFFNWLKSSLIVTLGTTAIGVLIAATTGYAVSRMRFPGYKKFMWVLLVTQMFPVAVLMVPMYQILSDLQLIDNYLGLILVYCTTVIPYSAWLLKGYFDTIPFEIDEAGRVDGLTPFGTFFRLVLPLAKPGLAVAAFYNFLTAFSEVAFASTFMLSDDKYTLAVGLQSFVSEHDAQRNLMAATAVLIAIPAAVFFYLVQKNLVTGLTAGGTKG; this is encoded by the coding sequence ATGAGCACCACCACCACCGAGACCCCTGCCCCGGTCGCCGGACAGCGTCCCCCGAGGGCCCCGCGCCGGTCCCGCCGGCGCGGCGAGAACAGCCTCGCCGGAACGCTCGCCTCCCACGGCGTCCTGATCGTCGCCAGCCTGATCGCGCTCTTCCCGATCGCCTGGCTGGTCTACCTGTCCCTCGGCCCGGACAAGGACGACTACCTGCACCCGGGCGGCATCTGGGACAAGATGACGTTCTCCAACTACTCGTTCGTGCTCCAGCACACCGAGTTCTTCAACTGGCTGAAGAGCTCCCTGATCGTCACGCTCGGCACCACCGCCATCGGCGTGCTCATCGCCGCCACCACCGGCTACGCCGTCTCGCGCATGCGCTTCCCCGGCTACAAGAAGTTCATGTGGGTGCTGCTGGTCACCCAGATGTTCCCGGTCGCCGTGCTCATGGTGCCGATGTACCAGATCCTGTCCGACCTCCAGCTCATCGACAACTACCTCGGCCTGATCCTCGTCTACTGCACGACGGTCATCCCGTACAGCGCGTGGCTGCTCAAGGGGTACTTCGACACCATCCCCTTCGAGATCGACGAGGCGGGACGCGTCGACGGGCTCACCCCGTTCGGCACCTTCTTCCGGCTGGTGCTCCCGCTGGCCAAGCCCGGCCTCGCGGTGGCCGCCTTCTACAACTTCCTCACCGCGTTCAGCGAGGTCGCCTTCGCCTCGACGTTCATGCTCAGCGACGACAAGTACACGCTCGCCGTCGGCCTGCAGTCGTTCGTCAGCGAGCACGACGCCCAGCGCAACCTGATGGCCGCCACCGCCGTGCTGATCGCGATACCCGCGGCCGTGTTCTTCTACCTCGTGCAGAAGAACCTGGTGACCGGTCTGACCGCGGGCGGCACCAAGGGGTGA
- a CDS encoding carbohydrate ABC transporter permease, with the protein MTVAIDRATGKRRGDREPGPGLAGRLKRGYHKHWYAYVMIAPVAVVLGVLVLYPLVYGLYLTLTDANSLNTARTIGVNHIDATYKFIGLDNYADILWGPTAYDRFWSHFIWTIVWTAACVALHYGIGLGLALLLNQKLRGRTLYRLILVLPWAVPTFVTVFGWRFMLADGGIINSALDALHLPSPLWLEDTFWQRFAAIMVNTWCGVPFMMISLLGGLQSIDASLYEAAEMDGASAWQRFRFVTLPGLRSVSSTVVLLGIIWTFNQFAVIFLLFGNTAPDAQILVTWAYYLGFGQQPRDFAQSAAYGILLLAILIVFTSFYRRWLNRNEQQLAI; encoded by the coding sequence ATGACAGTCGCCATCGACCGCGCGACCGGCAAGCGCCGCGGTGACCGTGAGCCGGGGCCCGGGCTCGCCGGACGCCTCAAGCGCGGCTACCACAAGCACTGGTACGCCTACGTGATGATCGCCCCGGTGGCGGTCGTCCTCGGCGTCCTCGTGCTGTACCCCCTGGTGTACGGCCTCTATCTGACGCTGACCGACGCCAACAGCCTCAACACCGCGCGCACGATCGGCGTCAACCACATCGACGCCACCTACAAGTTCATCGGCCTGGACAACTACGCCGACATCCTGTGGGGCCCCACCGCCTACGACCGCTTCTGGTCGCACTTCATCTGGACGATCGTCTGGACCGCGGCCTGTGTCGCCCTGCACTACGGCATCGGACTCGGCCTCGCCCTGCTCCTCAACCAGAAGCTGCGCGGACGGACCCTCTACCGGCTGATCCTGGTGCTTCCCTGGGCGGTGCCCACGTTCGTCACCGTCTTCGGCTGGCGCTTCATGCTCGCCGACGGCGGCATCATCAACTCCGCGCTCGACGCCCTGCACCTGCCCTCGCCCCTGTGGCTGGAGGACACCTTCTGGCAGCGGTTCGCCGCGATCATGGTCAACACCTGGTGCGGTGTGCCGTTCATGATGATCTCGCTGCTGGGCGGCCTGCAGTCGATCGACGCCTCCCTCTACGAGGCCGCCGAGATGGACGGCGCGAGCGCCTGGCAGCGCTTCCGCTTCGTCACCCTGCCCGGTCTGCGCTCGGTCAGCTCGACCGTCGTCCTGCTGGGCATCATCTGGACGTTCAACCAGTTCGCCGTCATCTTCCTGCTGTTCGGCAACACCGCGCCCGACGCGCAGATCCTCGTCACCTGGGCGTACTACCTCGGCTTCGGACAGCAGCCGCGTGACTTCGCCCAGTCCGCCGCCTACGGCATCCTGCTGCTGGCCATCCTGATCGTCTTCACCTCGTTCTACCGCCGCTGGCTGAACCGCAACGAGCAGCAGCTCGCGATCTGA
- a CDS encoding extracellular solute-binding protein: MRRGIAATALVASFALAATACGGDDSGSDNSSGPVTITWWDTSNATNEAPTYQALVKQFEAANKDVKVKYVNVPFDQAQNKFDTAAGASGAPDVLRSEVGWTPAFAKKGYFLPLDGTDALKDQSKFKPNLLEQAKYEGKTYGVPLVTDTLALVYNKALFAKAGITTAPKTWDELKTAAATVKDKTGVDGYWGSTQAYYAQSFLYGEGADTVDAKAKKITVASPAAKKAYGTWLGLFDGKGLHKADTTADAYAHIQDAFVNGKVAAIVQGPWEITNFYKGGAFKDKANLGIATVPAGSAGTAGAPTGGHNLSVYAGSDKAHQAAALKFVNFMTSAASQSAIAQKNSTLPTRDDAYTDAVKADPGIAGYQTVLSAAQPRPALPEYSSLWGPLDTELPKIAGGKESLDKGLGNAELAIAKLVPDFSK; this comes from the coding sequence ACAACTCGTCCGGGCCGGTCACCATCACCTGGTGGGACACCTCCAACGCCACCAATGAGGCGCCCACGTACCAGGCTCTGGTCAAGCAGTTCGAGGCCGCCAACAAGGACGTCAAGGTCAAGTACGTCAACGTGCCCTTCGACCAGGCGCAGAACAAGTTCGACACGGCCGCCGGCGCCTCCGGCGCCCCGGACGTGCTGCGCTCCGAGGTCGGCTGGACCCCGGCCTTCGCCAAGAAGGGCTACTTCCTGCCGCTGGACGGCACGGACGCCCTGAAGGACCAGTCCAAGTTCAAGCCGAACCTGCTGGAGCAGGCCAAGTACGAGGGCAAGACGTACGGCGTCCCGCTGGTCACGGACACCCTCGCCCTGGTCTACAACAAGGCCCTCTTCGCCAAGGCCGGCATCACCACGGCCCCCAAGACCTGGGACGAGCTGAAGACCGCCGCCGCCACCGTCAAGGACAAGACCGGCGTCGACGGCTACTGGGGCTCCACCCAGGCCTACTACGCGCAGTCCTTCCTCTACGGCGAGGGCGCCGACACCGTCGACGCCAAGGCCAAGAAGATCACCGTCGCCTCGCCCGCGGCGAAGAAGGCCTACGGCACCTGGCTGGGCCTCTTCGACGGCAAGGGCCTGCACAAGGCCGACACCACGGCCGACGCGTACGCCCACATCCAGGACGCCTTCGTCAACGGCAAGGTCGCCGCGATCGTGCAGGGCCCGTGGGAGATCACCAACTTCTACAAGGGCGGCGCCTTCAAGGACAAGGCCAACCTCGGCATCGCGACCGTCCCGGCCGGCTCCGCCGGCACGGCGGGCGCCCCGACCGGCGGCCACAACCTGTCGGTCTACGCCGGCTCGGACAAGGCCCACCAGGCCGCCGCGCTGAAGTTCGTGAACTTCATGACCTCCGCCGCGTCGCAGTCGGCCATCGCCCAGAAGAACTCCACGCTGCCCACCCGTGACGACGCCTACACCGACGCCGTCAAGGCCGACCCGGGCATCGCGGGCTACCAGACCGTCCTGTCCGCCGCGCAGCCGCGCCCGGCGCTGCCGGAGTACAGCTCCCTGTGGGGCCCGCTGGACACCGAACTGCCCAAGATCGCGGGCGGCAAGGAGAGCCTCGACAAGGGCCTCGGCAACGCCGAACTCGCCATCGCCAAGCTGGTGCCGGACTTCAGCAAGTGA